From Impatiens glandulifera chromosome 7, dImpGla2.1, whole genome shotgun sequence:
atttgggtcggttCTGGGTTgtcccgcccataaacttaaaacggttaaaaataaatttaaaaatgttatttataggttttgaacttgcaacctaacaaagtAAGTagaaccatttaaccaactaggctaacaacactttatattgatgattcaacaccaaatttgatgaacgcgagacattttaacaataaatgttatatatatatatatatatataatgatgtttaattttgaaagtgtccggattgtcgggtcgagagctgtggttaatttggatatatatatgagagtaaatggatatttgggtcggttCTGGGTTgtcccgcccataaacttaaaacggttaaaaataaaaataaaaatgttataggtatgtttcaaactcgcaacctaacaaaaacaagtacaactctttaaccaactaggctaataacactttatattttaaattaaataccaaatttgatgaacgcaggacgttgtaacaatatatttttatccgtgtgaatCGCACGTGGATCTTcctagtttatataatttatactctCAACTCAACCACACACTAAAAActtatataacttatatctCATAATACAtctttacaatttatacctataTAATTATTACCGCGTACCAAATATAGCCATAGTATAGTACTATACTCATTACCAAATGAGGGCTTAACAAGTGTTTTATTATAACTCAGGACCTCGTGATTATGATAAGTATCTTATCGTATTTACGAAGAGGAAAGAATGTAATTCATCTTTCCTTTAAAGAGTAGAAGGTATCCAATAACCTACTTTTTGGATATCTGGTCGGATCTAGGCTTTTTTAGTAGGCTTTTTTAGAGGGTTATTTATACATGGGTAGTTGCAAAGCTAATACCTGAAAATCCCATAATGCAGGTATCAAGACAGAGGTTCTGTAATGGTGCGAGGATTTCGAGGATTTCgaggattatatatatatatatatatatatatatatatatatatatatatatatatatatatatatatatatatatatatatattgtacaAATCAAAGCTGGTCATGTGGCCTGTATatgtttaagttaaaaaaattaattaagatttattaacGTATCAAAACGTATAGAAATAAAAACTTTGTTTagaaaataatccaaaatttaCATGtactataattaatattttattttattttatttttctaaaacaattaaaattaattcaaagttagtaatataattaattttatataatcttaCTTAATAtgatattacttattttataaattaaactaataataattaataagaacaaattttaatcttttataagtAAGTATGATTAAATAATTCTACAAAGCTTTTAATATTTAAGGATAgtaaattatcttaaattttatactattaaaaactattatttcattttttaattaatttaaataatattaatttgggtttcTTAAAGTTTTGTTTGGCTTTATTAAAAagattgttttataaaaatataacttttttgaattttttaagattaatgattaaaatatttatttgcatcaaaaataaaaatttaaaataaaataaaaattaatattaagaaaacaaataccCATATCTAACCAATTACAATGAGTATTTAATTAAGTAAATGATATTGTTTAATGAATAGTGATATGATAAATAAGATGGAAggataaaatgatatttaatttgtttggattattgaaataaatttgaataatgttaaaaataataaaaataaaaaaagacgTGGCACACACCAATCTATGGTCATTGCCGACGTgctttcattcattcattcattcatatgagattctAAACAGCTGAACACGGTTGGAAAGTGCAACAAGAGGGAAGAGAAAAGAAGAAGCAGCTTGTGAGAGCCAAAAGTATCACCCTTAGAGAGAGGGGAGAGAATCCAGATTTGGTCAGGTGGAAGCATCCTTTGTGGGTTGggttcactttctctctctctctcctctttaCTTGTATGGCtctttctatttattaattattagtaagtaatttctctctctttctcttgcACGCACACACGCCGCTAGGTGTTAGGGGGGCAAAATGACTGACAGAGTCTACCCTTCAAAGGCCAATGGGGCAGCAGCCACAAACGGGACCACTGCTGCTAATGGTACTGCAGCCGCCAACATCCCCCGGGCCTTCCCTGCTACCAAATCTCAGTTCAACAATCCCAATCGCCATCCTTATCGCTCTCAGTTCAACAATCCCAATCGCCATCCTTATCGCCCAACGCCAAATACCTACCGCAGCCGCCGCGGCCGTCGCGGATGCTTCTGTCTTTGTTGCTTCTGGTCTATCCTCATCCTCCTCATCCTCCTTCTTCTCGCCGCCATCGCTGGATGTGTCTTCTACGTACTTTACAGCCCCCACCGTCCGTCTTTTTCGGTTAACGCTCTTCGAATCTCACAGTTTAATCTCACTACCGCCGCCGACGACACCACCCACCTCGCCGCCGCCGTTAATCTAAGCATATCCGCCAAAAATCCAAACAAGAAGCTTATCTTCTTCTATGATCTCATATCCATTACCGCTCAGACCTCGAACAACGTCGTAATTTCAAACGGGTCGTTCCCCAATTTCCCAAGCTACACTGGAAACACGACGATTATTAGATCTGTTCTCTCCACTGCATCATCATCCGAATTCGTCGTCGTCGATGCCGATTCGGTTGCGTCGCTGCGGTCGGATCTGACGAAGAAAAGTGGATTGCCTCTTAAAATTGTAATGGACACTAAGGTAGTGGTGAAGATGGACGCGATTAAGAGCAAGAAAATCGGAATCCGAATCACCTGCGACGGGATCCACGGGGTAGTTCCCAAGGGAAATACGACGGAGGTTGCCTCAACGGCCGATTCAAATTGTAAGGTTGATCTTCGGATCAAGATCTGGAAATGGACATTCTGATCGATTTTTCTTGGTTGGTTGGTTGCTTGCTTTGCTTGCCATCACGTGATTTACAGAAGAGATCATCCGTTTCAGTGCACTGGCAAAACTAAAAATCCAGCTATGTTTTTGGCTGcttactttctttttcttttttcttcttctcatacATATTCTCAGATATTCTTTCTTTATCCAAGTTAACTTGTTTGTCAGCGTGGGGGATGTTCTTGTTAAGAGAAGAAATCAATCATTGAGAAGAAAAaggaattaaaaaatatatatctatcatctacatattattttatttaatttaatataatctttattaattagtaaatcaGATACATTTATATTACTACATATAAAAGCAACAAAttacagaagaagaagaagaagaagaaatgaaaatAACAGCTAATTAAGGTTGATGTAGGTTGAGGAACTGGCCGCAGGAGGAGTCCTCCATCTGGCCCTGCAAACGACACATGTAGCTGCTGCTCCTCTCCTCCGTCCAGTACAACTCCTGATCTTCCACTCCTGCAGACACTCCTCGTGGATAAAATTCCTACATGTACTGCACGCCAACAATTTCGGATCATCTTCCCTTCCCAGTAGTAAAATTTCTTCCAAACAAACCGGACAAATTGTCCCTTTCTCTAACTCCTcatcataataattataatgatctCTGTCGAGGGATGGGCCCTGTTTTTGCTGCAGCAACTGGTGGAATCTCTGGCGAAGGGTGGCCCCGGCTAGAGAGTCCTGGGAGACTGGGAGTCTAAGCAGCCGGTTGAGCTGACACGGCCTCAGAGTCTTCCTCCTGATGCTGGAATCATCCATAGGGACTCCCAACACTCGGATTAGGATAAAATAAATGTGCTTACAAGGGACTGTTCGGTCTGGGCATGTGCACGATGGAGTTGTCGACAGACACACTGTGTATACGTTTCCTGTCGATCCCAAGACACTGAATTCCGATTCGCTTGATCGATCCAGAAGTCTCAAAGGGTGGTCCAGAGCTCGGACAAGCCTGTCCACCACCGCCTTTCTAAGACCGCTGCCTCCttcgccgccgccgccaccaccaccaccaccaacaTGCTCATCATGATCTGTAGACGATGCAACCGATTCCATGTCCAATTATTTTTACTAGCTTGTTAATCTTGTTGGGATTATTATCTCAAAGGTTCCGACCGAGTAATAacaataatagttatatatatattgacattTCTAAATATACCTGCATTTGAGGTGGAGGAGATTGGAGATTCTTTGGACAGATTTACAAGCCTATTGAAGAATTGCCTGTCCGTAAGGTAAGGTAAGGATAGATAATTTACTTTATATACTTAAATTGCCAAGAGGGAACATCTATTGTTAAAGAAAGAGAAACAACTAATGAAAAGGCAGAATAATTGAGGTTGAACGTGAATTTTATATGCAATCatcaaacttttaaataaaattatatatattttaaaattaataaaaaagaaagagaaataaaagagataaataatgaattaagaGAGAATCAATCGATCAACCGAGGACAAAAACACCCTCTTGCAAATGTTTCACTGcccttataattattaattataaaaacactatCTATAAAAGTTATAAGAATGGATAatgattcataattttataatttttaatgtaCTAAATTGATCAAAAGGTTAAAATCATTCACCAAAAAATATGTACACTAGATATCTATTTATGTTTCAAGAAAAATGATGAGTTTTGATCATTTGCTTTGTTATAATACAAGCATTTCCGACCAAAAAAAAACatggaaataagaacaaaaGAATAATCTCTTCTCACCAAAAATTCCGAATTGGACAACCATCAGATAgataataaagttatttattaaaggtactcaaaagaaaaatatgcTTCCTGATTTGCTTGTGCTTTCCATACCTATAAATAATGGACATCAACTTATAAGAGAACCTCATCACAAAACAACTAGGACAATTGTATCTTTTAAGCAGCAATAAGACTACAGTAATTGCAAAATTAAGGGCTAGGCAACAAAGTTCCTGATGTTTCTTCACAAACTTGTATCCCTTTGATAAGCATTGAATTGGAATTAGTCTTAAACCTAAACTGAATCAATACATGAATTAGATGAAGAACATCAAATTGAACAATGAATTGAGTTTGAGATGAGAAGAACGCTTAGCAAGTTAAGAGCAATTTAAGAATGAGGTGAGACGAGAGAAATCCTAGATCATAGATAGAAAATTCACTAAACAATTCCCTAGCTAACTTTAGACACTATAATGCCTTATTTATACTGATGGCCTAGTAACGGAATTAACTGCTTAGCCGCAAACCCCTCTCGTATCATTACTACTTCTTCAAATCTTCCTTGTCCTCAAGAAATGTTCTTACTTC
This genomic window contains:
- the LOC124910698 gene encoding NDR1/HIN1-like protein 6 isoform X1 codes for the protein MTDRVYPSKANGAAATNGTTAANGTAAANIPRAFPATKSQFNNPNRHPYRSQFNNPNRHPYRPTPNTYRSRRGRRGCFCLCCFWSILILLILLLLAAIAGCVFYVLYSPHRPSFSVNALRISQFNLTTAADDTTHLAAAVNLSISAKNPNKKLIFFYDLISITAQTSNNVVISNGSFPNFPSYTGNTTIIRSVLSTASSSEFVVVDADSVASLRSDLTKKSGLPLKIVMDTKVVVKMDAIKSKKIGIRITCDGIHGVVPKGNTTEVASTADSNCKVDLRIKIWKWTF
- the LOC124910698 gene encoding NDR1/HIN1-like protein 13 isoform X2, with the protein product MTDRVYPSKANGAAATNGTTAANGTAAANIPRAFPATKSQFNNPNRHPYRPTPNTYRSRRGRRGCFCLCCFWSILILLILLLLAAIAGCVFYVLYSPHRPSFSVNALRISQFNLTTAADDTTHLAAAVNLSISAKNPNKKLIFFYDLISITAQTSNNVVISNGSFPNFPSYTGNTTIIRSVLSTASSSEFVVVDADSVASLRSDLTKKSGLPLKIVMDTKVVVKMDAIKSKKIGIRITCDGIHGVVPKGNTTEVASTADSNCKVDLRIKIWKWTF
- the LOC124910699 gene encoding mitogen-activated protein kinase kinase kinase 1 codes for the protein MESVASSTDHDEHVGGGGGGGGGEGGSGLRKAVVDRLVRALDHPLRLLDRSSESEFSVLGSTGNVYTVCLSTTPSCTCPDRTVPCKHIYFILIRVLGVPMDDSSIRRKTLRPCQLNRLLRLPVSQDSLAGATLRQRFHQLLQQKQGPSLDRDHYNYYDEELEKGTICPVCLEEILLLGREDDPKLLACSTCRNFIHEECLQEWKIRSCTGRRRGAAATCVVCRARWRTPPAASSSTYINLN